The proteins below are encoded in one region of Sander vitreus isolate 19-12246 chromosome 24, sanVit1, whole genome shotgun sequence:
- the tgds gene encoding dTDP-D-glucose 4,6-dehydratase isoform X1: protein MDFNRTVLVTGGSGFIGSHLVCSLVNRHPDWRIINLDNLDYCCSPRSLESVEDRANYTFIRGDVCNSRLVNHIFNTENIDVIFHLAAKTHVERSFETPSSFQRVNIDGTRVLLGAAHQARHQPQRFIYVSTDEVYGASLDQVFDESSPVMPSNPYSATKAAAEYLVQSYWDKYKFPIIITRSNNIYGPRQYTEKVIPRFLTLLQRNKKCTIQGTLPKSRHFLFVDDAINAFLLVLEKGIVGEIYNMGTSCEIPIMQLARELVKMVKKVPDSEVKDWLEFVPDRPHVDLRYPITCEKLQQLGWRAEVSWAEGIRQTVKWYQVHPDFWSDASEDQEQI from the exons TGGCTCCCATCTTGTATGTTCGCTGGTGAACAGGCACCCTGACTGGAGAATTATCAACCTAGATAAT TTGGATTACTGCTGCAGCCCCAGGAGTCTAGAGAGTGTTGAAGACAGAGCGAACTACACCTTTATCAGG GGAGATGTGTGTAACTCCCGGCTGGTTAATCACATTTTCAACACAGAAAACATCGATGTGATCTTTCACCTGGCAGCCAAAACACACGTCG AGAGGTCGTTTGAAACTCCATCGAGTTTCCAGCGTGTTAACATTGATGGGACCAGAGTTTTACTGGGAGCCGCCCATCAGGCCCGACACCAGCCACAGCGCTTTATCTACGTCAGCACTGATGAAGTGTACGGAGCCAGTCTGGACCAG gTGTTTGATGAGAGCAGTCCAGTGATGCCCTCTAACCCATATTCTGCCACTAAAGCAGCTGCTGAGTACCTGGTCCAATCCTACTGGGACAAATATaag TTTCCTATCATCATTACCAGGAGCAACAACATCTACGGGCCCAGGCAGTACACTGAGAAG GTCATTCCGAGGTTTCTCACCCTCTTGCAAAGGAACAAGAAATG CACCATCCAGGGAACCCTGCCTAAATCCCGCCATTTCCTGTTTGTCGATGATGCCATCAACGCCTTTCTGCTGGTTCTGGAAAAAGGGATTGTGGGAGAAATCTACAATATGGGAACAAGCTGTGAGATTCCTATCATGCAACTGGCCAGGGAACTTGTTAAGATG gtCAAGAAGGTGCCAGACTCTGAGGTAAAAGATTGGCTCGAGTTTGTGCCTGACAG GCCGCATGTCGACCTGCGCTACCCAATCACATGTGAGAAGCTGCAGCAGCTAGGCTGGAGAGCAGAGGTGTCCTGGGCTGAAGGCATCAGACAGACGg tcaAATGGTACCAAGTCCACCCAGACTTCTGGTCAGACGCAAGCGAGGACCAAGAACAAATCTGA
- the tgds gene encoding dTDP-D-glucose 4,6-dehydratase isoform X2 gives MDFNRTVLVTGGSGFIGSHLVCSLVNRHPDWRIINLDNLDYCCSPRSLESVEDRANYTFIRGDVCNSRLVNHIFNTENIDVIFHLAAKTHVERSFETPSSFQRVNIDGTRVLLGAAHQARHQPQRFIYVSTDEVYGASLDQVFDESSPVMPSNPYSATKAAAEYLVQSYWDKYKFPIIITRSNNIYGPRQYTEKVIPRFLTLLQRNKKCTIQGTLPKSRHFLFVDDAINAFLLVLEKGIVGEIYNMGTSCEIPIMQLARELVKMVKKVPDSEVKDWLEFVPDRTVSSDL, from the exons TGGCTCCCATCTTGTATGTTCGCTGGTGAACAGGCACCCTGACTGGAGAATTATCAACCTAGATAAT TTGGATTACTGCTGCAGCCCCAGGAGTCTAGAGAGTGTTGAAGACAGAGCGAACTACACCTTTATCAGG GGAGATGTGTGTAACTCCCGGCTGGTTAATCACATTTTCAACACAGAAAACATCGATGTGATCTTTCACCTGGCAGCCAAAACACACGTCG AGAGGTCGTTTGAAACTCCATCGAGTTTCCAGCGTGTTAACATTGATGGGACCAGAGTTTTACTGGGAGCCGCCCATCAGGCCCGACACCAGCCACAGCGCTTTATCTACGTCAGCACTGATGAAGTGTACGGAGCCAGTCTGGACCAG gTGTTTGATGAGAGCAGTCCAGTGATGCCCTCTAACCCATATTCTGCCACTAAAGCAGCTGCTGAGTACCTGGTCCAATCCTACTGGGACAAATATaag TTTCCTATCATCATTACCAGGAGCAACAACATCTACGGGCCCAGGCAGTACACTGAGAAG GTCATTCCGAGGTTTCTCACCCTCTTGCAAAGGAACAAGAAATG CACCATCCAGGGAACCCTGCCTAAATCCCGCCATTTCCTGTTTGTCGATGATGCCATCAACGCCTTTCTGCTGGTTCTGGAAAAAGGGATTGTGGGAGAAATCTACAATATGGGAACAAGCTGTGAGATTCCTATCATGCAACTGGCCAGGGAACTTGTTAAGATG gtCAAGAAGGTGCCAGACTCTGAGGTAAAAGATTGGCTCGAGTTTGTGCCTGACAG GACAGTGAgcagtgacctttga